The genomic region ACTGCAACAAAAATGCCAAAGTGAATATTCGACATGAAAGATAAGCTAGCTTtccaaatttgatgaaaaaaaggAACACTTATTGCAATGGTTGGAACATTCTTTGATGAAACTGTTTCATATGGTAGGAAAATGAAGTCATCGTTTTTCTATTATGATTACACACATATTGGACATTTCGGGGAAAATAAAGGTCTGAATAAGGATTTGTGACAATATCAAAAATAGAAGCTACATGACAAAGATCGCCACTAAAAGCTTGTCCAAATTATTTTGCATCAGTTCGGACAAGGAGCAGAGTTGTGAATTGGACATTCAACAGTTGGGGTAAAAGAACTAAATTCTTACAGTGTCAAGTGGTATCATCCCTTTCTGATAGCATTCATAGTTGATTGCACCATAATTTTTCACATTTCTATATAACCTTGGCCTGTTCTCATCCACCAAGCCATCCACAGCTCTAATCTCGTTTTCTGGTTCTGGTTCATTAAACAAGGCGACAGATATCCTTAACTTCTCCAAGTTTGTCACTACCCTGTGCACTGGGCTCTTGAATATTCCATTACTCATTATCTGCATGCATTCAAATAGCAGCAGATTCAAAGTTAGATAGCCAAGACTTTTATCTATCTCTATCTGGAGTAAGAGTGCAGACTGATGTACCAAggtaagaaattaattatagaatgttttatttatcGATCTCTAGCTCTAAGGACTACTCCAAATGAGAATATGCCAATAATTTGACTATTGGTTTACCTGCATTTGATCTCCAAGATTGATAACAAGGGCATGAGGAATTACAGGAACTTTGACCCATTTGTCATCTACTAAAACTTGAAGACCTTCCACTTCTCTGTCTTGCAAGAGAACTGTGATTCCTGATCTATCTGTATGAGGTTTGACACCAAGAACCAGATCAGGTCTTGAGCAGCTTGGATAGAAATTAAACCTTGCTTGCATTAAGGCTTGGTCTCCAAACTGGTTCAAGAAGCTGTTTTCTTCCAAATTTAGTGACCTTGCCATTGCCTTGAATACAGCGTCAGTCACAACCTTTATCTTCAAGGCATACTCGTCCATGATGTCCCTGCAAGGGGAATAATGTTTAGTTTGCTTCTGAATCATATCGTTTAACATTGTTGACGGGAAAAGCTTCCCTGACTGACATATCGTCCATCTTAAGATCGTAAGCATTAACATGTAGCTGGTTCGgaattgattttgttcttttgaagaaaaagattgaTGATTATCTTTCAGAGGGAGAAGAAAATCTTTTGTCAGAGTTGCAATCAGTGATAAATATATACCTGAAATCATACGGATTTTCTGGCCAAAGATTGAACCTTCTTTTGTCTTCGGGGAACACCCTCAGAGTTAAGCGATGAGACCAATCAAGAACTTGCTTGTCTGAAACTATTCTGTCACTCCCATAACCTTCAGATTCATTAACTGCTCGGGCGTATTTCTGCTTCTCTGTCTCTGGGAGTGCAAAAAATTGCTTTGTAACATCACGCACTTTGTCAAGGAATGAGCTTGAGATCCCATGACCAATTGCCTGAAATGTTGAAACAACACCATGCCTAATTTTGAAAACCAGTGAAGCTTCATTCAAGTACAAGAAGAATCTAAATCTAAACTCTAGTATAAAATCAGAAATAGGCGGTTCTTCATTCCTATTTATCATGTGACATGGACTTCACATACAGGAACAACAATCATATCATGCAGGGGTAACAAACAGAGATAGAGTCTGCCCTCCCTAGTAGGGTCAAGATCACCAAACAAAGTGTAGATCCTGTATCGAAAGGAAATTACTCTAGGTAGAAATACTAACATATCATATTTACAATATTTTCCTAATTAACAATAGCTCAACTCAATAAGGATGGAGAGATAATGTTAAAAACAGGAGATTGTCTGTTGTGGATACCTAGTCTAGCTGTGAAATGTTTTTCCATTGTAATTTAAGGTTAAGGGTCAAAAACCTGGAAGCAACCCGAGGAGCTGAGGGCTAACTTGAGCTTCTCTAGTTCCTTGTCTACTTCTGTTTCAGGAAAGGAAGATGAAGGCGAGGAAAAGTGACTAATATCAAGGATTG from Theobroma cacao cultivar B97-61/B2 chromosome 9, Criollo_cocoa_genome_V2, whole genome shotgun sequence harbors:
- the LOC18588856 gene encoding protein SRG1, encoding MALLAEEVVSLSKSVQEMSVDGDEPPSHYIVKDSFIGSADDPSPSLCPFPILDISHFSSPSSSFPETEVDKELEKLKLALSSSGCFQAIGHGISSSFLDKVRDVTKQFFALPETEKQKYARAVNESEGYGSDRIVSDKQVLDWSHRLTLRVFPEDKRRFNLWPENPYDFRDIMDEYALKIKVVTDAVFKAMARSLNLEENSFLNQFGDQALMQARFNFYPSCSRPDLVLGVKPHTDRSGITVLLQDREVEGLQVLVDDKWVKVPVIPHALVINLGDQMQIMSNGIFKSPVHRVVTNLEKLRISVALFNEPEPENEIRAVDGLVDENRPRLYRNVKNYGAINYECYQKGMIPLDTVRI